The window GCATTTGTAAATGAGCTCGTTCAAACGATCATAATATCCTTCAATGGATTCACCATCTTTTTGTTTGAACTCTTTAAACTCAACCAAACATTGCTTCATAGAATTCATCTTCGTTTTCTCACATCCTTGAAACTTCTCTTTGAGAGTATTCTAGATTTCTTTAGCAGTTTTACAACCACACACATAGTTGTAAGCAACAAGTGGCAATGCACCTCGCAGTTCCCTCATGCATCTTTTCTCATTATTCTTCAGCCTCATAGATTGATCACTAACAGCTTGAGTTGAACCAGATGAACCAATGTTCTGAACATTCGAAGGAGGATGAACATTTCCAGTAATGCTTCCAAAGCTCTTCATCCAGTCCATTCAGATAACCCTCCATTCGATCAGCCCACTAATTATAATAATCCAGAATTAGCATAGGAATCTTCGTTGAAGATCCCAACAGATGAGAAAAAGAGGCCATCGTATTCACGCTAAATTTCGCCATGAAAGGACGGATGTGATTtcagaaaaacttgatgaatttcacAGATGAATGAATGAATTGATCAGGAATTCCAaatcgatcactcgactaaacaaATCAATTGCAGAATCAAATCACAACTCAAGATCAGAGAtgattttcagaaccaaaaaGTGCGGAAACTTTTGAATCAAAATCGCGACTCAAAAACTTATAATTCATAATGAAAATCATATCATTGTAgtatgattcctgctctgataccaattgtagaagtGATTAATCGAGTGTATGAAAGAAATTAGAGTAAAACAACGTAATTGgaacacaagaagtaaataaGATCTAGTTTCAGCTCATTTATACTTTCAACATACAAAGAGAGTGTTAGACAGAATTACACCAAAAGTTCTATCTATCTCAGAGTAcatatcctatttataggagaacttaaagtatacaaaaaatactaaggactcGACATTTAGACTTCGAAACTAAAACGCCTTAGTTAATAGATTACATAATATTCAAAACTGACTCAACAAACTTCGACGCATTACAACATATTTGACTCAACACAAATATTTGAAGACAATCACACAGTCCATACAATATAAGtacattattaaatgaaaattatCTCACAGTTATAATGCTTCCCTAGTGAATAAAATAAATTGACATAATTTAGTTATttaaaaagtaataaaaaataCTTATAGTCTTGTCATGTATATCCCACTATAATTTTCCCTTTTTTGTACCTACTCAATAATATGAGATACAAAAGCATCAAACACTAGTATCACACAACAAACAAATGGTTTATTCATAATTGTTGTTCCCAAGAACCATAtaaattttttctttaaatccACACTCCCATATATatcaaattaatcaaattaagTCATACAAATACCAAATATTtgtataaataatattattttatataaatgaaTAGGAATAGAGAAAATAAATGAGTTTCAACTAGATTTTTGCTCAGGGTAACACACATACATTGTGTAAAAAAAATGATGATTAATTCAACTagtagagaaaaaaaaaattcaaaataaaatctTACCTGGTAGACAGTGATGGTGATGGTTCTTGAGAGAAAAAGCATGTAACCTATAACCTGGTTTAAATTCACAAAATCAAAACAACAAAATGGTTAGAAATAGAGGTAGGAGGAGAGAGATGGAAATAAAGGAAGATAGAAACATATAGATAAAGAGATAGAGAGTCAGAGAAGCAACAATGAGGGCTCAAGAAGCGAATGAGTCGGCTAAGTTGATTCGAATCTAGGGTTAAGAGTGGTGAACGACAACTGTAGGTGGTTGAAGGCAGTGTTTGGTGTATGTTTCTGGTGGGTGTATAGAGATAGGGTAGTGGTTATTGCAGAGAGTGAGAAGGATACATACATGTGGTTGTTATATAGTTCAAGATTGAGAAGTAAGTAGCAAAGGATGAGAGTGTCGAACTCAGAAACAAGATCGAGAATTCATAATGAGACTAGAAATGGGTCTGAACTTTTAATGTCTTTTACTTGGTCGCAGAAATGCTAGCTTTTGACACAcaccaataaataaataaataaataaaacaggaACTGAGTGGTAGTGTGCTGATTATCTTGTAGAAATTGAGAAAATCATTGTGAATGAGAGTGAGAAAGCATGAGGGATAATACCTAGGAGATAGGTTCTTTTTGgcaagttcgatttttgaagccAAATAGTTTCAATTTAGAATCAAATAATTTCAGTTTTAACAAAAACACTAGATGACATTTGAATTGCAAAATGTTTCGCATGGAAGTGGAATTTGTCAAAATATTGAAATTTGTTAGGATTTAAATATAATTTTAGTGCCTAGTTATATCAATTTAAGTTtaacaatatattataacatatTTATTCTTATGTTTTTTTCTTAACTTTActttttttataacttatatctaaaaatatatttataaattataaaaatgtaAATGGTAGTGGgggtggtgggtgggtggtggtggtggtgtcagTTGTGGTGGATGGTGGTGGTGACGGTTGTGTTGGGTGGTTGTGGTGGCGATGACAGTGGtaattttaagaaatttattgttaattattattgatttgacgtttttaagatattaattgtttgtgatttaagttaattgtcttatagcttatggttttttttattattattataagtaatatgtttgaactcctAAAACCGTTTGAGCTCTAAATTGTGGTTAAAACccacacaaaataaccgcaccaaattcATGCGGATAATAATCGTAACACAGAAAAAACAAGatcgcaccgcaaaaataaccgcctaaccgcaccgcaaaaataaccgcgcCAAGctgttttgaaaatggattaactgcatttgcggttagtggtgaggttttggctaataaccgcaTCGAACCGCACCACGCTCACCCCTAGTTGTGGTTGTggcgatggtggtgatggtggtggtgacatAGTTGTGGTGGTGGTAACGGTGGTTGTGATGAAGGCAATGACAATGGAAGTGGTAGAAGCGAAGGTTGTTGTGGTGGTCATGGTGTACAAAGGCAACGATGGTGGTGGCGATTCTCATGAAAGTGGCGGAATCAGAGGTGGTGGCGAAAGCAAAAGTGGTAtcggtggtggtggtgacggaTAGTGATGGGTGGCGGTgatggaaattatatatatatatatatatatatatatatatatatatatatatatatatatatatatatatatatatatatatatatatatatatagggttaggttataatgtggataaCAACTATTATGTGGACAGTGTTATTCTATGATAATTAAtaagagaatatgttgtttaGTCATGTGAATACGTTAAACCTCATACAATTattgtcattttcatgcattctcattaattcttatttatttttgttctcacgcatcatttttcactcattttcattcttatagaatacgactcaataaacattctgacagaatgagaataattttaaaaaaaaaaaaaaaaaaaaaaaaagtctataataaccttatagacaatTTAGTTAGTGAGATtgtgtgataatgacaatagttatgtaagatggAACACATTTACATTATCAAACAACACGTTTTTTTGTCTTTCTCACAAAATAACATTGTCCATACGTCCGCACAATAGATATTAATCCACATTTGAAcatctctctctttatatatatatatatatatatatatatatatatatatatatatatatatatatatatatatatatatatatatatatatatatatatatatatatatatatatatatatattcagcaGTTTAGAAACCGTCTTCACATTCCCTATCCTTTCAAGTTTTTTCATTGTTATGAAGTAATGAAATTACATATATCATGTTTCTTAGTATTGTTCAAGTCTTTAAATGACATCATATACTACATAACATCGTTGATTCGTTTCCAATGTCCTTCGGTACAAATATAGATTCTAAAAAACCGATTATATGAATTCATTTGAATAGTAGAATGGTGTGTTGATATACAAATTAAGAGTAAAACCCTAAACTCATACAAAGATAAAAATAAACCATTGAATTCATGTATCCAAAGTATTACTCCATTTTAAAGGACTATCCTAAATGTACAAGAATTTAGTATGGAATGTACCTTCACTTTGATTCCAGATTACTTTAAGTGACATCTCACATCTTCTTTGATAGCTCGACTCAAAAATGAATAGTCAAGAACATCACGTTCTTAATCGAGTGGTAATTTTTCTTTATCTTGAAAATTTTGGCAGTTTCGAAATATGAATttgtttttcttaattttttttgtgaATATCCCTAATAttgtataatatttgaaaattttaatatttgtATAGATTAAATatgatataaatatataatataaaataaattttacattttattatttgttatacacgaaaacagtttaaaacatgatAATATGATATATGATTGAAGAAATTTAACATCAAATATATTGTAAAAAGTTGAAGTTTGGTGTTGGATTCGTGATCCCTAAAGAAAATGAAGGAATCTATCGTAAAATTGAAGGGGGAAAAAGGAATTAACCATGAATGAGAGgagtctttctctctctctctctttctctctctcttccttATCAACAAGGCTGGTCTTCCCTCACTTGTACTGCTCTCCTTGTATGATCAATTTTCAAACATTCACTTAATATTTCTTTATTCTTTCTCAATAACGTCTTGTCATACCTTTTCATCACCTCCTTCTCGCCACCACCGGTGCTCCGGCCAACTCCGCTTTGTATCAGATATAAAGAGAATAAAACATCTGCCTTCTGTGGGTTTTAAGATTCACTCTTAAGATATTTGATTTCGACTTTCATCAAACATCAACAAAAGGACAACAATTCGCCTTCTTCGATTTACAATTTGATTAGGGTTTTTCGTTTTCTGCTTCATCGATCCTTTCTTTCTCTCCCGAGCTCTTGTTCTGTAGGGTTTTTCTTGAGCAAGAGTGATGGAAGATTACATGGGCCAAATGAGAGAGAACAACAGCAGCAATAATACAGGCACACCATCTACAACTTTCTTATACGGGTCGGGTGGAGGATCGGTTCTTTCCCCAGATACCACCAATACTTCTTTGTATGGGAGAGGAGGAGGTAATACTATAGGCGATGAAAGTAATCCTGGAGGCTTTAATCATCTTCaatatcaccatcatcatcatcatcataatcatcCGGTGGTAAAGATCGAAAGTGGAGGTGCCCAGAAATTTCATAATTACCCTTCTGTGATGAGCTTTCATAACGAAGATGAAGCTCTTAAAGCTAAGATCATTTCCCACCCTCACTATTCCAACCTTCTTCAAGCGTACATGGACTGTCAAAAGGTGACCTAAATTCGTATAATTCTCGAACTCAGAATAATTACAGGTTATATACACAATATACGTATAGCTCTTAATTCAAGGACTAATTGTATATTCTCTATATGTAGGTGGGAGCGCCACCGGAAGTTGCTGGGAGGCTGACGGCGGTGCGGCAAGATTACGAGGAACGACAACGGGCTAATTTACTTGATAGTGGTTGCAGAGACAACTACAAAGACCCGGAACTGGACCAGTTCATGGTATGACCAACACCTTGATCAGTGCATCTGCGCTTAACACATAAGATCTGTGAAGTTGATCATACGATTTACTGATATTTTGTAATGGGGTTGTTGATTTTATGATTCTTTTTCTTTTGACACGTCAAAAATACTACAGGAAGCATATTATGATATGCTGGTGAAGTATAAAGAAGAACTCACAAGGCCAATACAAGAAGCTACGGAGTTCATGCGACGGATCGAATCTCAGCTTTCGACACTTACCATCTCCTCTTCTTCCACCAATGCTTCTCCTGGTCGGACTTTTATCTCTCCCGGTTTGTTTCTATCTTTATatctatatatacatatgtgtTTTTGGAGAAAATGGGCTtcttttaaaatccaaaaaaaaaatcaaatcttgGGACTATATTGAtcataaaaaattgtttttgattttggtttttctTGTTCGGAATGTCTGATTTCACTTTTATTTTCAGTCTAGAGGTATAGTAGTACGAAGTGTGGAAATACTAAAAGAAACTGGGAGTTTGTTTACTGTCAAATCCAGCTATTTATGGTAGTAGTAGTGGTAGGACTGATCAGATATCGACCATTCATTGGTCTCTTCAGTTCCAGCCaggttgaattttttttttttttttttttttttttttttgacccaACTTTGTTACATAGATCTTCTACTGAACTTTCACTCTCaatgagaaagaaagaaagaaaaagtgTCACAACACAAAGTGACGCAGgtaaaagaaaaccctaattaggaatCACGGGTGTGTAGGGTAAAAGATTTATTCTTGTTTGATAATTATTCAGATGCGACTAATCATCATCTTAGTATGTTTTGTAGCATCAACGTTCAACACTAAACACCCGTAGCTCGTAGATGATAGAACTCACACCTTCTTAGGTTTACTTTTAACCGACAGAAGAAAATAATTTGATAATAATAAATATCACATGTTTTCCAAACAATTATTTTATAATCTTTAACATGACTGGTGACGCCCTCTATTTTAATTCTTTTACAAGATAGAAACAACCATTAATCATTAAATGAAACATTACTTTAAGTACATACGTACTGCATTCTAAAATATATTCCTAAAATTTCATGACATCTATATATGAGTTTTCTCATTTCCAGATTATCGGTTTTTAACAATACCCTAAATTTAACCTAAATTCAGCTCTACTTTTTACATAATATATGCAAATCTTTCATTCCCAACGTTCTTCATTTGTATTACCTCGAGAGAATGGAGACATTATTCTGGTCACGTTCTCAGTCTGTGTTCGCGAGTATTTATAACCTTTTTATTTTATTAGTATCTTTGGAGATtcattgataatttttttttatgttgcaATAATTTATTGTAGCTTTGGAGGGATTTGAAAAATGGGGTAGACATAGGATGCTGTTCATTTCAGTGCTACCCCATGTCGATGTCCAAGTCCATGTTCCTTTTTGATTTCTTTTCATTTTGATTTCTTTGATTTTTAATTGTTGTCTTATATTACTAGTGTCTGCATCACATTTTCTTTTGATATTTTTTTCTCAATGATGGAAAATTCGCAGCTATATATATTCTATCAAGTTTTACAGTTTTCCTGTTTTTGAAACTTTGCACATATATTATTTGATTTAATGCTAAAGATTTACTTTAGTGATTGTGCTCAAGCCAAACATGCATGCAAAATTGCAAACAATTAACTAGGTCTTAGATTcttttaataatttttaaaataagttATTATCTTCTTTTGTATAAATTTCTAAGTTCATTTTCAGATCTGTAAGGTTTTTTCTATGACCACGATGTGAAATGACTATACACTAGCTTTTATCTATTAAGAAATGTACTTATATGAATAAGTCATTGAAAAACTTCTGTTGTTCAAAATTTGTAAGTAATGTCAAGCTTTCCTTTTAAGCGGGACAGGTGCAAGGTTGAAAGGACTATACCCTCTAcctttattttatgttattacactactagaaaacggGAAATACCGACGGCATAATCCGTCATTATTCCATCGGTGATAGCCAAAGATTGCCGACGGAAATGTGGGCCGTCAGGTTTTTGGTCGTGTGTAATATATACCCACAGATTAGCGAAGTAGTCTACAGATGACAAGTTCCGTCGCTAAATTACTGACGGCTCTACTTTACCGACGGATTAGGTATGCTTTAGTGACGGATGTCTCTTTGACCGTGTTTGACTTTAATACCGACGGATAGCTACACTTTAGCGACAAACGATGTTTAACTCTCTTTGACTTAGGTGTTGTTTATTTTGGAAGTTGTTAAATGTTTTGTCTTTTTCCATGTTTGCGGAAGAAGACACGCACTTAAGAAACGTCTACCCGCCAGAAGGGAAAAGTGCTCAAAAAGTACTTTTGTAGAAAAACAAACAAGGCCTTAGTTACCTACGGAATACCAACTACATCTTTTACCGATGGATATTTTGTCACTAATCCGTCGGTATTTTtgatagatttaaaaaaaaaatgtaaaatattaaaatttctagCTTTTTGTAAATATACAGAAAAACCAATACTCAAACGTTGATAATAACATATTGAAACACAAACCTAACTAAACATTACAATTAAAGTGTCACAATACACACAAAAAATGTCTCAATATCAAGTTTGACACAATCGTTTCATATCAACTAAGAATTAATACAAAAGCAAACAATACCTAGTGTTTAAACATTCCATTCTCAAAAACTAAGAACTGGCATAAGGTGAATTATCGGGTGGATTACAGGGTTGATTACTGGACATATTCCACTTTCAAAAAAACATTGTCATTTGTTCTTGAATTTTCTCTTGTGTTTGTTGCTCGGAAGAAAATTCCTTATGC of the Lactuca sativa cultivar Salinas chromosome 6, Lsat_Salinas_v11, whole genome shotgun sequence genome contains:
- the LOC111879669 gene encoding homeotic protein knotted-1 isoform X2, with protein sequence MEDYMGQMRENNSSNNTGTPSTTFLYGSGGGSVLSPDTTNTSLYGRGGGNTIGDESNPGGFNHLQYHHHHHHHNHPVVKIESGGAQKFHNYPSVMSFHNEDEALKAKIISHPHYSNLLQAYMDCQKVGAPPEVAGRLTAVRQDYEERQRANLLDSGCRDNYKDPELDQFMEAYYDMLVKYKEELTRPIQEATEFMRRIESQLSTLTISSSSTNASPDDSKCEVIGSSDEEQENSGGETELPEIDPRAEDRELKNHLLRKYSGYLSSLKQELSKKKKKGKLPKEARQKLLSWWELHYKWPYPSESEKVALAESTGLDQKQINNWFINQRKRHWKPSEDMQFMVMDGLHPQNVSTTLYMEGHYMGEGPYRLGP
- the LOC111879669 gene encoding homeotic protein knotted-1 isoform X1, translated to MEDYMGQMRENNSSNNTGTPSTTFLYGSGGGSVLSPDTTNTSLYGRGGGNTIGDESNPGGFNHLQYHHHHHHHNHPVVKIESGGAQKFHNYPSVMSFHNEDEALKAKIISHPHYSNLLQAYMDCQKVGAPPEVAGRLTAVRQDYEERQRANLLDSGCRDNYKDPELDQFMEAYYDMLVKYKEELTRPIQEATEFMRRIESQLSTLTISSSSTNASPGRTFISPDDSKCEVIGSSDEEQENSGGETELPEIDPRAEDRELKNHLLRKYSGYLSSLKQELSKKKKKGKLPKEARQKLLSWWELHYKWPYPSESEKVALAESTGLDQKQINNWFINQRKRHWKPSEDMQFMVMDGLHPQNVSTTLYMEGHYMGEGPYRLGP